In one Chitinophaga sancti genomic region, the following are encoded:
- a CDS encoding AAA family ATPase: MEETTFHPRTDFFALHQGVNAIREQIGKVIIGQHEMVDLLITGLLTQGHVLIEGVPGVAKTLTAKLLARCIDADFSRLQFTPDIMPADVLGTSVFNPDTRNFEYKRGPVFSNLVLIDEINRAPAKTQAALFEVMEERQITNDGISHPLPAPFMVVATQNPIEQEGTYRLPEAQLDRFLFKIEVKYPSLNEEITMLHAMHRFNGLTDLTKMVDKVVTARQIIEFQAMVRSVHIEDKLLHYIAALTQETRVNASLYLGASPRASIAVMNCAKATAAINNRDFVTPDDIVNMLPHVLRHRIMLTPEREMEGITTDEVIAQIIKAVEVPR, from the coding sequence ATGGAGGAAACTACATTTCATCCCCGTACAGATTTCTTTGCATTGCACCAGGGTGTAAATGCAATACGGGAACAGATAGGAAAAGTAATTATCGGTCAGCATGAAATGGTGGACCTGCTCATCACCGGTTTGCTGACACAGGGGCATGTACTCATCGAGGGCGTACCTGGTGTAGCAAAAACACTGACAGCAAAACTGCTGGCCAGGTGTATTGATGCAGATTTTTCCAGGTTACAGTTCACACCAGATATTATGCCTGCTGACGTATTGGGCACCTCCGTATTCAATCCTGACACCAGGAACTTTGAATATAAGCGGGGCCCGGTTTTCAGCAACCTGGTATTGATCGACGAGATCAACCGTGCTCCAGCCAAAACCCAGGCGGCCCTGTTCGAAGTGATGGAAGAAAGGCAAATCACCAATGATGGTATCTCGCATCCTTTGCCGGCTCCATTCATGGTAGTGGCTACACAGAACCCGATCGAGCAGGAAGGTACTTATCGCCTGCCGGAAGCACAGCTGGATCGTTTCCTCTTTAAGATCGAAGTGAAATATCCTTCATTGAATGAAGAGATCACCATGCTGCATGCCATGCACCGGTTCAATGGCCTCACTGATCTGACGAAGATGGTGGATAAGGTGGTGACTGCCCGCCAGATCATCGAGTTCCAGGCAATGGTAAGAAGCGTGCATATCGAAGATAAACTGCTGCATTACATTGCTGCCTTAACACAGGAAACCCGTGTGAATGCTTCTCTTTACCTGGGCGCATCTCCGCGTGCATCCATTGCCGTGATGAACTGTGCAAAGGCAACTGCGGCAATCAACAATCGTGATTTCGTAACACCGGATGATATTGTGAATATGCTGCCACATGTATTGCGTCATCGTATCATGCTGACACCTGAGCGTGAAATGGAAGGCATCACAACCGATGAAGTGATCGCCCAGATCATCAAAGCTGTAGAAGTACCGAGGTAA